A single genomic interval of Rhinopithecus roxellana isolate Shanxi Qingling chromosome 11, ASM756505v1, whole genome shotgun sequence harbors:
- the PRXL2A gene encoding peroxiredoxin-like 2A isoform X2 translates to MSFLQDPSFFTMGMWSIGAGALGAAALALLLANTDVFLSKPQKAALEYLEDIDLKTLEKEPRTLKAKELWEKNGAVIMAVRRPGCFLCREEAADLSSLKSMLDQLGVPLYAVVKEHIRTEVKDFQPYFKGEIFLDEKKKFYGPQRRKMMFMGFIRLGVWYNFFRAWNGGFSGNLEGEGFILGGVFVVGSGKQGILLEHREKEFGDKVNLLSVLEAAKMIKPQTLASEKK, encoded by the exons ATGTCTTTCCTCCAGGACCCAAGTTTCTTCACCATGGGGATGTGGTCCATTGGTGCAGGAGCCCTGGGGGCTGCTGCCTTGGCGTTGCTGCTTGCCAACACAGACGTGTTTCTGTCCAAGCCCCAGAAAGCAGCACTGGAGTACCTGGAGGATATAGACCTGAAAACACTGGAGAAGG aaCCAAGGACTTTGAAAGCAAAGGAGCTATGGGAAAAAAATGGAGCTGTGATTATGGCCGTGCGGAGGCCAGGCTGTTTCCTGTGTCGAGAG GAAGCTGCGGATCTGTCCTCCCTGAAAAGCATGTTGGACCAGCTGGGCGTCCCCCTCTATGCAGTGGTAAAGGAGCACATCAGGACCGAAGTGAAGGATTTCCAGCCTTATTTCAAAGGAGAAATCTTCCTGGATGAAAAG AAAAAGTTTTATGGTCCACAAAGGCGGAAGATGATGTTTATGGGATTTATCCGTCTGGGAGTGTGGTACAACTTCTTCCGAGCCTGGAACGGAGGCTTCTCTGGAAACCTGGAAGGAGAAGGCTTCATCCTTGGGGGAGTTTTCGTGGTGGGATCAGGAAAGCAG GGCATTCTTCTCGAGCACCGAGAAAAAGAATTTGGAGACAAAGTAAACCTACTTTCTGTTCTGGAAGCTGCTAAGATGATCAAACCACAGACTTTGGCCTCAGAGAAAAAATGA